In the genome of Cryptomeria japonica chromosome 8, Sugi_1.0, whole genome shotgun sequence, one region contains:
- the LOC131050592 gene encoding E3 ubiquitin-protein ligase UPL3-like has product MEQDFLLGSSNSQLHSILCTLQDEEADDITQIAALTNLCEILAMASEEFHVDSFIPISVRYLKQGSPEIKLLATRSLTYICDIFPWYCSNVVFEGAIPVMCEHLLTSYYLDLAEESVLALEKIARRRASNCLRDGAFMALLLNLNIFSSAIKKHALSTAAEISLELSPSTIGLVMEEVPILLGVLSDPDAKMVEHACVCLSQIARAAAASQKNLEEISNYGLVAKAISLISVTNSVSGQASLSSPGFMAVIGLLSTCASASAVLAGQMIEMGISSILRDILTASGIVSQITIPLFSNNSTNQLQKIVSFVNDLLPSVSNEKISLPTSDERDDRDNSAREKLFQEKPELLVQFGMNLFQLMIQIYGPSINAQVSRQCLKVISKLLYLSTPEILQPLLKETNISRFLAGILSGKDFEISLAALQMAEILIQKLPDIMFNMFMREGVFHAVGTLISTGSTVSGEDKTHTTWNTWSESEEESEVNQIEEIVNAHARQFKATYFVSNSGARATKSFCKLINLCKKLDRALCDLMGKSMKAKQSRVEYKSHYGLNGKFEGNAKQGVGISKRKGKRSCAVTDNNEIPSIIANILAELCQDDGVSTFEFVKSGVVASLLNYFAGRDLKRDKMLKADSIEHQLETMKRLETFVDISLPLIVHGKETPLTVLVRKLQDALSSEDFPIQDNNDLLKLRLCRAQEERCLSSHPRNILYVEPLARIADIEDYLCRRLQINKTETTCTSSVAEPRTHVTTTEAAAEGISSARSRPSTTTENSTNCTLSKGGESVSSSVTTDFNDKQIRIGASMGDALEREPQLKQEQGGSTDEGLLEEPTSVCVIDGANGVLLSDPADASGIEGVPTIRASSICSKGSSRSREHPTLNFFIGGKLLDRSSTVYEAIQKSVQVEGDDPNHSDSKWINESIQHKVHKIRYKKANKPRERNLTEKHQMYARLMKLKNLPCIGKILQGTLPYNIGEKDSTNDILLLLQILDEINKLAPCLRANSLSDAFAKGRLKSLDKLKANGPTVPQQEFFSGKLTPKLAYLLKDAEALATFRLPNWYNQLIENCPFLFPFEIRRQYFMLCASHEIPPDPYLRNNDAVRLPRLKVRVSRKHVLKAAAQVMHLCRGQKVALEIQYNNEVGSGLGPTLEFYTLISHELQRSKIGMWRTNAEESVQASLGLFPRPYSPHTESSDSEKFHVIENFTLLGFLMAKALQDGRLLDLPLSRAFYKLLLGNDLDLYDIKYFDIGLGTILQEMQALAARRQYLESMADDKSKEISSLHYRGANIEDLCFDFTLPGFPDYPLKPGGSSIMVTIDNIDEYVSLAVDATIASGIMPQIEALRKGFNQVFPISTLQVFSEKELETLICGERDLWEAEMLCDHIKFDHGYTAQCPFALDFLEIVAAFTPKLQRAFLQFVTGSPNLPPGGLSSLNPQLTVVRKNPVNLTEAVDMDLPSVMTCANYLKLPPYSTKETMRDRLVYAITEGQGSFDLS; this is encoded by the exons ATGGAGCAGGATTTTCTTTTGGGAAGTTCTAATTCTCAGTTACACTCTATTCTATGTACTCTACAAGACGAAGAAGCAGATGATATCACTCAAATTGCAGCTCTGACTAACCTCTGCGAAATTCTGGCTATGGCGTCTGAAGAGTTTCATGTGGATTCTTTTATTCCAATTTCAGTAAGGTATTTGAAGCAGGGGAGTCCTGAAATCAAACTATTGGCTACTAGAAGTTTAACATACATTTGCGATATTTTCCCCTGGTATTGCTCGAATGTTGTTTTCGAAGGTGCGATTCCAGTAATGTGTGAGCACTTGCTCACGTCATATTACTTGGATTTAGCAGAGGAG TCTGTACTGGCATTGGAGAAGATCGCTCGCAGGCGTGCATCTAACTGCCTTCGTGATGGTGCTTTTATGGCACTATTGTTAAATCTGAATATTTTTTCTAGTGCTATTAAG AAACATGCATTGTCAACTGCGGCAGAAATTAGCTTAGAGCTTTCACCATCTACCATTGGTTTGGTTATGGAAGAAGTTCCGATACTGTTGGGTGTTTTATCAGATCCTGATGCTAAG ATGGTAGAACATGCATGTGTCTGTTTATCTCAAATAGCAAGAgctgcagctgcttctcaaaagaATTTAGAAGAGATTTCTAACTATGGCCTGGTAGCCAAAGCTATAAGTTTGATATCTGTCACCAACTCAGTCAGTGGCCAGGCATCTCTTAGTTCACCAGGATTCATG GCTGTGATTGGACTGCTTTCAACATGTGCAAGTGCTTCTGCTGTATTGGCAGGGCAAATGATTGAAATGGGCATCTCTAGCATCCTTAGGGATATTCTTACTGCTTCTGGCATTGTATCGCAGATTACAATTCCTCTGTTTTCAAACAATTCAACTAATCAG TTGCAGAAGATTGTCTCCTTTGTGAATGATCTTCTTCCATCCGTATCCAATGAGAAAATTTCACTTCCCACCAGTGATGAACgtgatgatagagataactccgcTAGAGAAAAGCTATTTCAAGAAAAACCTGAGCTTTTGGTGCAATTTGGAATGAATCTTTTTCAACTTATGATTCAG ATATATGGTCCAAGCATCAATGCTCAAGTTAGCCGCCAATGTCTGAAAGTTATCAGCAAACTATTGTACCTCAGCACTCCAGAGATTTTGCAGCCATTATTAAAGGAAACCAACATATCAAG ATTTTTGGCGGGAATTTTATCTGGCAAAGATTTTGAAATTTCACTTGCAGCATTACAGATGGCGGAAATTTTAATTCAGAAACTTCCGGACATTATGTTCAATATGTTCATGAGAGAAGGTGTTTTTCATGCAGTGGGTACACTTATATCTACAGGGAGCACTGTCTCAGGAGAGGATAAAACTCATACAACATGGAATACATGGTCAGAAAGTGAAGAAGAAAGTGAAGTAAatcaaatagaagaaattgtcaATGCTCATGCAAGGCAATTTAAGGCTACATACTTTGTTTCAAATTCAGGGGCTAGAGCTACAAAAAGTTTTTGCAAGTTGATAAATCTTTGTAAGAAGTTAGATAGGGCCTTGTGTGATTTGATGGGTAAATCAATGAAGGCCAAACAGAGTAGGGTTGAATATAAAAGTCATTATGGTTTAAATGGCAAATTTGAAGGCAACGCCAAACAGGGCGTGGGGATATCAAAACGAAAGGGTAAAAGAAGTTGTGCTGTCACTGATAACAACGAAATACCATCAATCATTGCTAATATTCTGGCCGAACTATGCCAAGATGATGGCGTATCAACTTTTGAGTTTGTTAAAAGTGGGGTTGTGGCATCCTTACTAAATTATTTTGCAGGCAGGGACTTGAAAAGAGATAAGATGTTAAAAGCTGATTCCATTGAGCATCAGTTAGAAACAATGAAAAGACTCGAGACATTTGTTGATATCTCTCTTCCTCTGATTGTTCATGGAAAAGAAACTCCTTTGACGGTTTTAGTTCGGAAGCTGCAGGATGCACTTTCCTCCGAAGATTTTCCTATACAAGACAATAATGATCTTCTAAAACTGCGGTTGTGTAGAGCACAAGAAGAAAGATGTTTGAGTAGCCACCCTCGAAATATTTTATATGTAGAGCCTTTGGCTAGGATCGCTGATATTGAAGATTATCTATGTCGTAGATTGCAGATAAATAAAACTGAAACCACTTGTACTAGTAGCGTGGCTGAGCCTCGTACCCATGTAACAACTACAGAAGCTGCTGCAGAAGGAATATCCTCAGCAAGATCAAGGCCATCAACCACAACGGAAAATTCTACCAATTGTACACTATCGAAAGGAGGAGAATCAGTCTCAAGCAGTGTTACAACTGATTTCAATGACAAACAAATAAGAATTGGGGCTTCAATGGGAGATGCCTTAGAGAGAGAACCACAACTAAAACAAGAGCAAGGAGGATCTACTGATGAG GGATTGTTGGAGGAACCAACTTCAGTTTGTGTGATTGATGGGGCGAATGGCGTTTTGTTGAGTGATCCTGCAGATGCAAGTGGAATAGAAG GTGTTCCAACAATAAGAGCATCATCTATTTGTTCAAAAGGATCCAGCAGAAGTAGGGAACATCCTACGCTGAATTTTTTCATTGGAGGTAAACTGCTAGATAGATCATCAACAGTATATGAAGCAATTCAAAAAAGTGTGCAAGTTGAAGGAGACGATCCAAATCATTCTGATTCAAAATGGATAAATGAATCGATTCAGCATAAAGTGCATAAAATTAGATATAAGAAAGCAAACAAACCCCGAGAGAGGAATTTGACTGAAAAACATCAAATGTATGCTAGACtgatgaaattgaagaatttgccTTGTATTGGCAAAATTTTGCAAGGAACGCTACCCTATAATATAGGAGAGAAGGATAGCACAAACGATATTCTATTGCTGCTTCAAATTCTTGATGAAATAAACAAATTAGCTCCTTGTTTGAGAGCTAACAGCTTATCTGATGCATTTGCAAAAGGGAGATTGAAAAGCCTAGATAAATTGAAAGCTAATGGTCCCACGGTTCCTCAACAAGAATTTTTTAGTGGCAAGCTTACTCCAAAACTAGCATATCTGCTAAAAGATGCAGAGGCATTGGCTACTTTCCGTTTGCCAAATTGGTATAACCAGTTGATTGAAAACTGCCCATTTTTGTTTCCATTTGAGATAAGAAGGCAATATTTTATGCTTTGTGCATCACATGAGATTCCTCCAGATCCCTATTTGAGAAACAATGATGCTGTTAGGCTACCACGCCTAAAGGTTCGTGTTTCACGAAAGCATGTATTAAAGGCAGCTGCACAAGTGATGCATTTGTGCCGAGGGCAGAAGGTTGCTCTTGAAATTCAGTATAATAATGAGGTTGGCAGCGGTCTGGGTCCAACTCTTGAGTTCTATACACTTATAAGTCATGAATTACAGAGGAGTAAAATTGGAATGTGGAGGACAAATGCAGAGGAATCAGTTCAGGCATCTCTGGGATTATTCCCTCGTCCTTACTCACCTCATACAGAGTCTTCTGACAGTGAAAAATTTCATGTGATAGAGAATTTCACCCTTCTTGGGTTTCTAATGGCTAAAGCTCTTCAGGATGGCCGACTTCTGGATTTGCCTCTTTCCAGAGCATTTTATAAGCTGCTTCTTGGGAAT GATCTTGATTTATATGATATCAAGTACTTTGACATTGGGCTAGGAACAATACTGCAAGAAATGCAAGCTCTTGCTGCTCGAAGGCAATACTTGGAGTCAATGGCAGATGATAAGAGCAAAGAAATATCAAGTTTACATTACCGTGGTGCAAACATTGAAGACCTTTGCTTTGATTTCACCCTTCCTGGCTTCCCGGACTACCCTCTCAAACCAGGAGGGAGCAGCATCATG GTTACCATAGATAACATAGATGAGTATGTTTCATTGGCTGTGGATGCAACTATTGCTTCAGGAATCATGCCACAAATTGAGGCCCTTCGAAAAGGGTTTAATCAG GTGTTTCCCATCTCGACTTTGCAAGTATTTTCAGAAAAGGAATTGGAAACTCTTATATGTGGGGAGCGTGACTTATGGGAG GCTGAAATGCTATGTGATCACATCAAATTCGATCATGGTTATACGGCTCAATGTCCTTTCGCATTGGAT TTTCTTGAGATCGTGGCAGCATTCACACCAAAGCTGCAAAGAGCATTTTTGCAGTTTGTTACTGGTTCTCCAAACCTTCCTCCAGGGGGTCTGAGTTCTCTAAATCCACAATTGACTGTTGTTCGCAAA AATCCCGTCAATTTAACAGAGGCTGTTGATATGGACTTGCCAAGTGTTATGACTTGTGCAAATTACCTTAAACTTCCCCCATACTCAACCAAG gAGACAATGCGTGATAGACTGGTATATGCCATTACCGAAGGGCAAGGATCTTTCGATCTCTCATAA